A region of the Vigna unguiculata cultivar IT97K-499-35 chromosome 9, ASM411807v1, whole genome shotgun sequence genome:
TTGGCTTCAGCTATATATAATCTTCTTCTCGACAGTGGCTGGTTTTGTTCCGGCGCACAACATGTTCGATCAATTGCTCTAATGAAAATGGACACTGACTTACCGTTTTCCTTTCAGGGACCAATCCGTTTTCGTTTGAAATTCATCCCTGAAAATGAGCAGTTCAAGGGAGAGCTCCCCAGATTGGTTGCGTTCTTTTAAGGTATCACTTTATGCCCGTTCAATTAACTTATCAACTTTCCCTTTGCCGTGTATTCATTATTATGTTCATTGTTGAATTGCATCGTTGAATTTTAACATCAGTCCCTTGTGCTTCTGCCATCGCAATACCTTGCTTTCTTCCTAGCTTCTTACGTCTTTGTTTGTCGTAACAAAAAACTTTGTATCGTTGACTAGGTGCCGTCTCCATCGCATTTGACACTGTCCTCTGATTCTGGGTCTTTACGGGATGGTAAATCTCGGAATGACGATAAAACTGACGAGGAAGGGTCTTCTCCAAAGTCTTCCCAATCTTTGAAGGTCGCCGGGAGCAAGAGAAAGACACCAGTGAGTTCAGAAGTTGAAAGTCAAACACCAtccaaaagaaagaaattagatAAGAAAAAGGCCAAAGAAGGTACATTTGAGATTTGCTTAGCGCTTTGTTGTTCTCTTCTGATAACTATGTTGACCTATTTAGATAAACTTTTTCCATAACTATTtgtaagagagaaaataaaatgagtttATCCAGAACTTAACACTAACTTAAGTGTAAAACTTAGGTTTTAGTAAAAAGAATGACAGGAGTATCGGGATGTGAGAGTTGTTTCTCACTTTTTATCAATTATCATTTTGACATTTGTTATTGTGATCCAGGAAACAAAGAGGGAGAAAAAACAGCAAATGAATCAAACATCGACAAGAATATAGAGCATAAAGTAAGAGCCTTTTCTTCTCCTCTTTAATTGTCAGGGCATATTCATTATAGAtttagaagaagaaagaaacaatTACGTAGATGCTTCGGGCACCTCAATATTTCTCACCTAGTTTAATTGGTTTTCTGAATGCACCGACTGTCTTCTGTCGTGAAAGCAGCGCTGGACTGCTACTTATTTGTGATTGCTGTTAATATCAAACGTTTTTTCATAGGTATCTATTCAATCAGTTTGGACACTGTCATCAGATTCTGAGTCATTCCATGATCATAGCCCAAAAGGAGAAGATCATATTGATCAGGTTGAAACCTCTCAGCCCCAATTATCAGATGAAGAAGACAGTGCAGATGGACTTGTTTTTGGAAAGTATCCATCCAAAAAGGGTTCAGAAGAGAAGTCttcaaaaaaacaaatagatatCGACAGTCATACACCAGTTAAAGGGAACAAAATTAAAGGAAGTGAAAAGGGAAAAAGTAGTGGTGGAGATGTGAATGTTGAAGAGGAAGAAACTTTTGGAAAGCTTGCCGAATCAGATGTAAGAACGGCTAAGATTATAGTAACTGTCTAAACAATGTTTCAGACTTCAAAACTTGAATAAGTATTAACTATTGAAGGTCACACTGACTTTCTTCGTTTAGGCTGGCATCCTGACTTGTGGTTGTTATATGTGAGTTGCAGGTTTCCTCCACCAGGTTGCCTTTGATGCTTTCTGAGAAAGTCCATCGTACAAAGGTTTGCTGACAACTTTATGTTTTGGGTTTTCCTTTACAGTTTGTTCTGTCTTATAATTGTAAGGATCATggtttagtgttgttattgcgaGACATCCAAATGAGTATCTAAGGtttctcttttaaaataaataatttttttgtcagATGCCAAGTTGCTAGTTTGGCTTCTAGCTATGTTTTGGGTTGGAGATTTTTACTTGTAAAACTCACATGTTTCCTCTAGTGTTGATTCTGATTTCCCTTTTCTTAATTCTTATTCATGATAAAAGGAGCCTTCTGTTTTTTCAGGCACTCATTGAGTGTCAAGGTGACTCCATAGATCTAAGTGGTGATATGGGTGCTGTTGGACGGATTATAATTTCGGACTCACCATCTGGGGATCAGGAAATGTATTTAGACTTGA
Encoded here:
- the LOC114164631 gene encoding DNA-binding protein BIN4, producing MSSSRESSPDWLRSFKVPSPSHLTLSSDSGSLRDGKSRNDDKTDEEGSSPKSSQSLKVAGSKRKTPVSSEVESQTPSKRKKLDKKKAKEGNKEGEKTANESNIDKNIEHKVSIQSVWTLSSDSESFHDHSPKGEDHIDQVETSQPQLSDEEDSADGLVFGKYPSKKGSEEKSSKKQIDIDSHTPVKGNKIKGSEKGKSSGGDVNVEEEETFGKLAESDVSSTRLPLMLSEKVHRTKALIECQGDSIDLSGDMGAVGRIIISDSPSGDQEMYLDLKGTIYKTSIVPSRTFCVVSFGQSEAKIEAIMNDFIQLKPQFNVYEAETMVEGTLDGFFFDSDEEAGKMQKSTNQTDQNENGEEQANGKSKGKADKTSGAEKKRGRNTGGKAQAKIAKKKTPGSKRSKTKK